Proteins encoded within one genomic window of Megalopta genalis isolate 19385.01 chromosome 10, iyMegGena1_principal, whole genome shotgun sequence:
- the RIOK1 gene encoding RIO kinase 1 gives MSIKYERGQFSDAEENEIPRQECKGQPLFCNDLSKNIDKLHISNNMEEQLEDDNDVDLDDDTLAWDIDESRKDFVKNTQTKNFNAQNVSHKITNYQPSDKLFRRYANKISIEKYEGPSLPGHAANLLIESGKRAEKDRLRNKDKHDRATVEQVLDPRTRMILFKLLNQGIIAEINGCISTGKEANVYHATSKTGIEFAIKIYKTSILQFKDRDKYVTGEFRFRHGYCRHNPRKMVRTWAEKEFRNLTRLHQGGVNAPKPILLRSHVLLMEFIGTNGWPSPKLKDVVFTSSKPRIIYRECIEIMWKLYNKCKLVHADLSEYNMLYHNGSIVIIDVSQAVEHDHPMAFEFLRKDCTNITEFFKKNEVGVMNVRALFDFITDPTVTEENMDSYLDKISEQMVQSNDQEIDPTQQIEEQVFKQAYIPQNLAQVIDIERDIKLAKSGKQDLIYKTLVGLKADLSKPLNTPEILSKETNNDEEKSDLSEEIDNSEEDDEDTQEENTEESKTKFVISTRPRRESPESKKARKKAIKEQQAEKRKSKIKKHIKKRKEKVLKKK, from the exons ATGTCGATCAAATATGAAAGAGGCCAATTCAGTGATGCTGAGGAGAACGAAATACc ACGACAAGAATGTAAAGGGCAGCCTCTATTTTGTAATGATCTATCTAAAAATATAGATAAATTACATATATCAAATAATATGGAAGAACAATTAGAAGATGATAATGATGTCGATTTGGATGATGATACACTTGCCTGGGATATAGATGAGAGCAGGAAAGATTTTGTAAAGAATACTCAAACTAAAAATTTTAACGCCCAAAATGTTTCCCATAAGATTACAAATTATCAGCCGTCAGATAAATTATTTCGTCGTTACGCAAATAAAATTAGTATTGAAAAATATGAAGGGCCATCATTACCAGGACATGCTGCCAATCTTTTAATTGAGAGTGGTAAACGTGCAGAAAAAGATAGACTTAGAAATAAAGACAAACACGATCGTGCAACTGTTGAGCAAGTTCTGGATCCTAGAACAAGGATGATATTATTTAAGCTTTTGAATCAGGGCATAATTGCAGAAATTAATGGATGTATTTCAACAGGAAAAGAAGCTAATGTTTATCATGCAACTTCGAAGACAGGAATAGAatttgcaataaaaatatataaaacatcaattttacaatttaaaGATAGGGACAAATATGTTACTGGTGAATTTCGGTTTCGTCACGGATATTGCAGACACAATCCGCGTAAAATGGTACGAACGTGGGCTGAGAAAGAATTTCGAAATTTAACACGTTTGCACCAGGGAGGTGTTAATGCTCCAAAACCAATATTATTGCGTAGTCATGTGCTGCTCATGGAATTTATAGGTACAAATGGCTGGCCATCGCCAAAATTAAAGGATGTAGTCTTTACATCCTCAAAACCAAGGATAATATACAGAGAGTGCATTGAGATAATGTggaaattgtataataaatgcaAGCTTGTTCATGCTGACTTGAGTGAATACAATATGCTGTATCATAATGGATCTATAGTAATAATAGATGTGTCTCAGGCGGTTGAACATGATCACCCTATGGCATTTGAGTTTCTTAGAAAGGACTGTACAAATATAACTG AATTTTTTAAGAAGAATGAAGTAGGTGTGATGAATGTCAGGGCATTATTTGACTTCATAACAGATCCAACAGTAACAGAAGAGAATATGGATAGTTATTTAGACAAAATATCAGAGCAGATGGTACAAAGTAATGACCAAGAGATTGATCCTACACAGCAAATCGAAGAACAAGTATTTAAACAAGCATATATTCCGCAAAATTTAGCTCAG GTCATTGATATTGAACGTGATATAAAACTTGCTAAATCTGGAAAGCAAGACTTGATATATAAAACCCTTGTTGGTTTAAAAGCAGACTTGTCCAAGCCTCTTAATACTCCGGAAATTCTCAGCAAAGAAACCAACAATGACGAGGAAAAGTCCGATCTTTCAGAAGAGATCGATAATTCCGAAGAGGATGATGAAGACACCCAAGAAGAAAACACAGAAGAAAGCAAAACAAAATTTGTGATTTCGACTCGGCCACGACGTGAGAGCCCAGAAAGCAAAAAA GCACGGAAGAAGGCAATAAAGGAACAGCAAGCAGAAAAAAGGAAAAGTAAAATAAAGAAACATATCAAAAAACGAAAAGAGAAGGTTCTAAAGAAAAAGTAA
- the LOC117220139 gene encoding dystrotelin — translation MQNIIRTIEGCNAIRYASYRTAAKMQILHKELSMQYIQLELIAGIFERHRLSITENCVNLDPSEIEDVLSDIYFAACKENNTNFDVDNTTKLAVDYILNTFDKQYTRSVSVFSVKVALILMSSGRLQEKYGYFYQQLADHNACLSKASLHTLLTNFCKITEMLGECAVYGYQNIQSHIDNCFSKSQGCLGVTESEFAAWIMQEPPLLVWITTFNRIKSVEHITHNIRCCSCKITPIQGPRYTCMKCTAYHQCQQCFLYGKVSGKHKLKHPVREFCTKTSNREITKLIIELIRNKLRLCSTRSIEMNTEDQTLQITSNEIGHTDNESIRSTMRRRVLNDPQKELQSIITHLEEENKQLQIELLDIRGTKAERLQRHRATIESQLQRLKILKKYLFADRTHMPHLINYMQSTPMIPPLSSRLAALPINFELSPIIRQENIEQSSNLNDTDILQPNNFNPTLSGECIIEESNDVEEASTSTNFGNALEPTHIELSTWIGGNKRSEINPMDSGFSQWLGSNDSGSKKEKYSMKTVTPSTENESPLIISDSLMGIYRDNTPSSLQRPDKHSQHSSLQNIQGDLNDILDRLQNMVADDCLLDDSYVANDNCKLKRATTEMEDLLTGLIQGMESRKSKLTTIV, via the exons atgcaGAATATTATCAGAACCATTGAAGGATGCAATGCCATTCGTTATGCATCTTATAGAACTGCAGCAAAAATGCAAATTTTACACAAAGAACTTAGTA TGCAATATATTCAATTAGAATTAATTGCTGGCATTTTTGAGCGACATAGGCTTTCAATAACAGAAAATTGTGTGaatttagatccaagcgaaattgAAGATGTTCTCTCTGATATTTACTTTGCAGCTTGTAAGGAGAATAATACTAATTTTGATGTTGATAATACAACAAAACTTGCAGTGGATTATATCTTAAATACATTTGATAA aCAATATACTAGAAGTGTTTCCGTATTTTCTGTGAAAGTTGCTTTAATATTAATGAGCTCTGGAAGATTACAAGAAAAGTATGGTTACTTTTATCAACAATTAGCTGATCATAATGCATGCTTGTCTAAAGCCAGCTTACACACATTGTTAACAAATTTTTGTAAGATAACTGAAATGCTAGGAGAATGTGCTGTTTATGGGTATCAAAATATCCAATCACATATTGATAATTGTTTTTCAAAG TCTCAAGGATGCCTTGGAGTCACAGAATCAGAGTTTGCAGCATGGATTATGCAAGAACCTCCCTTACTTGTTTGGATAACAACATTTAATCGCATTAAATCAGTAGAGCACA TCACGCACAATATAAGGTGCTGTTCCTGCAAAATAACACCTATTCAAGGACCTCGTTATACATGCATGAAGTGTACAGCATATCACCAGTGTCAACAATGTTTTCTGTATGGTAAAGTATCAGGAAAACATAAATTGAAGCATCCAGTTCGTGAATTCTGTACCAAG acaTCGAATCGTGAAATAACGAAGTTAATTATTGAACTAATAAGGAATAAATTAAGACTGTGTTCTACCAGGTCAATTGAAATGAACACAGAAGATCAAACATTACAAATAACTAG CAACGAAATAGGACACACAGATAACGAATCAATAAGAAGTACAATGAGAAGACGAGTTTTAAACGATCCACAAAAAGAACTGCAAAGCATAATAACTCATctagaagaagaaaataaacaATTGCAAATTGAATTACTTGATATACGAGGTACTAAAGCAGAAAGACTTCAACGGCATAGAGCTACCATTGAATCACAGTTACaacgtttaaaaatattaaaa aaatatttgtTTGCTGATAGGACTCACATGCCTCATCTAATTAATTACATGCAAAGTACACCAATGATTCCTCCCTTATCATCAAGATTAGCTGCTTTACCCATAAATTTTGAGTTGAGTCCAATAATTCGGCAAGAAAATATCGAGCAAAGTTCAAATCTAAATGATACAGATATATTACAACCAAATAATTTTAATCCAACACTATCTGGAGAATGTATCATCGAAGAAAGCAATGATGTCGAAGAAGCTTCCACAAGCACAAATTTTGGTAATGCGCTAGAACCAACTCACATAGAACTGAGTACATGGATTGGAG gtAATAAAAGATCGGAAATAAATCCTATGGATAGTGGCTTCTCGCAATGGTTGGGATCGAATGATTCTGGGtcgaagaaagaaaaatattcaATGAAAACAGTGACACCAAGCACTGAGAACGAATCGCCGTTGATTATCTCAGACTCCCTTATGGGTATTTACAGAGATAATACACCATCTTCACTTCAACGGCCTGATAAGCATTCACAACACAGTAGTTTGCAAAATATTCAAGGGGATTTAAATGACATACTAGACAGGTTGCAAAATATGGTTGCAGACGATTGTTTACTGGATG ATTCTTATGTAGCTAACGATAACTGCAAATTAAAACGTGCTACAACAGAAATGGAAGATTTATTAACAGGTCTTATTCAGGGTATGGAATCCCGTAAAAGTAAACTTACTACTATCGTGTGA
- the LOC117219929 gene encoding glycerophosphodiester phosphodiesterase 1: MHGFLELTLSSALLWMVLQAIWSILISGFYYFCVPWIIWGTVVIMIGLKVARIPPPNLQIKNEVLGVNPLLPKNDNNISKDHGNGEQFCMRVVAHRGGAYDYPENSLTAFRKSKEKGCKAVELDVFLTKDNVPIVFHDPTIDRTTGKNGRIKDMTWDQLKELDISQNHPLKDKFINGENIPLLDEALEICLNNDQRIILDIKETRTEIVQTILDAYKRYPKLYERGIVSSFNPIVVYMIRRKEPKIVASLAWRPHYFSRLTYSAFEKPGPMRFRNPIKHLVACVIDYVYTWAFYHFVYYVTGVSLVLLHKDTINQFIIKEWYNRGIRVMAWTVNLPSEKSHVSRLLKVTYITDTLLHETDM; the protein is encoded by the exons ATGCATGGATTTCTTGAACTAACTTTAAGCAGTGCTTTATTGTGGATGGTTTTACAAGCTATCTGGAGCATTTTAATCAGtggtttttattatttttgtgtACCATGGATTATTTGGGGTACTGTAGTCATTATGATTGGATTAAAAGTAGCCAGAATTCCACCGCCAAATTTACAGATAAAAAACGAGGTGCTTGGAGTGAATCCTCTTTTACcaaaaaatgataataatatatccaAGGATCATGGTAATGGAGAGCAGTTTTGCATGCGAGTGGTGGCTCATCGTGGTGGAGCATATGATTATCCTGAGAACAGCTTAACAGCCTTTCGTAAA AGCAAAGAGAAGGGTTGCAAAGCAGTTGAACTTGATGTATTCCTTACAAAGGATAATGTTCCTATAGTATTTCATGATCCAACAATTGATAGAACTACTGGAAAAAATGGACGTATAAAAGATATGACATGGGATCAATTAAAAGAGTTGGATATCAGCCAAAATCATCCACTCAA AGACAAGTTTATTAATGGTGAAAATATTCCATTACTTGATGAAGCCTTGGAGATATGTTTAAACAATGATCAAAGGATCATACTAGATATTAAAGAAACTAGAACAGAAATTGTGCAAACAATTTTAGATGCATATAAAAGATATCCAAAATTATATGAGAGAGGAATTGTGTCCAGTTTTAACCCTATCGTTGTATACATG ATTAGAAGAAAAGAACCGAAAATTGTTGCAAGTTTAGCATGGAGACCACATTATTTTTCAAGACTAACATATTCTGCATTTGAGAAACCTGGACCAATGCGTTTTAGGAATCCAATTAAACATTTGGTGGCTTGTGTAATTGATTATGTTTATACATGGGCATTTTACCATTTTGTGTACTATGTCACAGGTGTTTCACTTGTTTTGTTACATAAAGACACGATAAATCA GTTCATTATAAAAGAGTGGTATAATCGTGGTATTCGTGTAATGGCATGGACAGTAAATTTACCATCAGAGAAATCGCATGTCTCACGTTTACTTAAAGTTACTTACATAACAGACACATTATTACATGAAACAGATATGTAA
- the Mettl4 gene encoding methyltransferase like 4, which translates to MSVIFSTDEGWIISHLRYLNDIYKNVKDCNTQYKLIFNETLFEINSQYLRQNQITKLDRHEENLLQNKNRKRKRSKLLPAEDLKEIDYVKQAFNQIILSAKTEGLFVSNVIPNNNEAARLGSQKFYQDTFSMEEEYFYGCNDAEVAIISGTKEKKYAFPKKCKFYCYDVRDINKKLELNNQYDFILLDPPWWNKSIRRKKTKYLEASYKMMYNEELAKIPIGKLLCANGLVAIWCTNAPTHLNSIFNDIFPSWGITFKAKWYWIKVTQAGNTICNFNSALGKQPYELLLLGSVLNNNEINIPDGKLIMSVPSAVHSHKPPLTEVMKEYLPHEPKCLEIFARYLLPNWTSWGLEVLKFQHLSLYTVIEDSQEAQNNSKTDVNKLIK; encoded by the exons ATGAGTGTAATTTTTAGTACAGATGAGGGATGGATAATATCCCATTTGCGATATCTTAAtgatatttataaaaatgtaaaggaCTGCAACACCCAATATAAGTTAATTTTCAATGAGACTTTGTTCGAAATTAATTCTCAATATTTACGTCAGAATCAAATAACTAAACTCGATCGACACGAAGAAAATTTGTTACAAAATAAGAATAGGAAACGAAAAAGATCGAAGCTCTTGCCAGCGGAAGATCTGAAAGAG ATCGATTATGTTAAACAAGCATTTAACCAAATAATATTGTCCGCAAAAACAGAAGGcttatttgtttctaatgttaTTCCTAATAATAATGAGGCAGCACGCTTAGGATCACAAAAATTTTATCAGGACACATTTTCCATGGAGGAAGAATATTTTTATGGTTGCAATGATGCAGAAGTAGCTATTATATCTGGAacgaaagaaaagaaatatGCATTTCCAAAGAAATGTAAATTTTATTGTTATGATGTGAGAGATATTAACAAGAAATTGGAACTGAACAATCAGTATGATTTTATATTGTTGGATCCTCCTTGGTGGAACAAGTCTATAAGAAGGAAAAAAACCAAATATCTGGAAGCTAG TTATAAAATGATGTACAACGAGGAGTTGGCCAAGATACCAATTGGGAAGTTATTGTGTGCAAATGGACTTGTAGCAATATGGTGTACCAATGCACCCACTCATTTGAACAGTATTTTTAATGATATATTTCCATCATGGGGTATAACTTTTAAAGCAAAGTGGTACTGGATAAAA GTCACCCAAGCAGGAAATACAATATGCAACTTTAACTCAGCACTTGGAAAGCAGCCTTACGAATTGCTATTGCTGGGATCTGTATTAAATAACAATGAAATAAACATTCCTGATGGAAAATTAATAATGAGTGTTCCAAGCGCAGTACATTCTCACAAACCACCTCTTACTG AAGTCATGAAAGAATATCTTCCACATGAGCCAAAGTGTTTAGAAATATTTGCAAGGTATTTACTTCCCAACTGGACAAGTTGGGGACTTGAAGTTTTAAAATTTCAGCACTTGTCACTCTATACAGTTATAGAGGACTCACAAGAAGCTCAAAATAATAGTAAAACGgatgtaaataaattaattaagtaa
- the LOC117219928 gene encoding UDP-glucose 4-epimerase yields MSINWRTIFVTGGAGYIGSHCIVELLESGYDVVAIDNFANSVTEGCGDSAALKRVEQITGKKVTFYNCDLIDRDKLEAVFNKHKIDCVIHFAAIKAVGESMQVPLHYYRNNIIGAINLLEVMKVAGCFQLVFSSSCTVYGEPNELPITEDHPTGNITNVYGRTKYFIEEMLKDISRAEKNWNIISLRYFNPVGAHPSGLIGEDPTKPFTNLMPYIAQVALRHKPELVIFGGDYPTKDGTGIRDYIHVMDLAAGHVAALNALHKRHLRLKIYNLGTGNGVSVLELIKTFENVTGTTVPYVLKDRRDGDIVSTYANTDLAEKELEWRTKYNVEQMCEDFWRWQTKNPHGYRTTVKNGISEHVNGTS; encoded by the exons ATGAGCATAAATTGGAGAACCATTTTCGTGACCGGCGGTGCCGGTTACATCGGTAGCCATTGCATCGTTGAACTTTTGGAAAGTGGATATGATGTTGTAGCGATAGATAATTTTGCTAATAGCGTTACCGAGGGTTGTGGTGACTCTGCGGCTCTTAAAAGAGTTGAGCAAATAACGGGGAAGAAAGTTACTTTCTACAATTGCGATCTTATTGACCGAGATAAACTGGAAGCAGTTTTCAATAAG CACAAAATTGATTGCGTGATCCATTTTGCGGCAATAAAGGCGGTCGGTGAATCGATGCAAGTTCCTCTCCACTACTATCGGAATAATATTATTGGTGCTATCAATTTGTTAGAG GTAATGAAAGTTGCTGGATGCTTTCAATTAGTTTTCAGCAGTTCTTGTACCGTGTACGGAGAGCCGAATGAACTTCCAATTACAGAGGATCATCCTACTGGTAATATTACGAACGTATATGGCAGAACAAAGTATTTCATTGAAGAGATGCTTAAAGATATATCTAGAGCCGAGAAG AATTGGAATATCATATCTCTAAGGTACTTCAATCCAGTAGGTGCTCATCCCAGTGGCTTGATTGGAGAGGATCCTACGAAACCGTTTACGAATTTAATGCCTTACATTGCTCAGGTAGCCTTAAGGCATAAGCCTGAACTTGTTATATTTGGCGGCGATTATCCTACTAAAGATGGTACAG GTATACGTGATTATATTCACGTAATGGACTTGGCAGCTGGTCATGTTGCAGCGCTAAACGCATTACACAAACGACACCTAAGGTtaaaaatctacaatttaggtACCGGCAATGGTGTGTCTGTACTCGAATTAATTAAAACTTTCGAGAATGTCACAGGGACGACGGTGCCATATGTTTTAAAGGATAGGAGAGAtggtgatatagtgtcaacgtATGCCAACACAGATTTGGCAGAGAAAGAATTAGAATGGAGGACCAAGTATAATGTTGAACAGATGT GTGAAGACTTTTGGAGGTGGCAAACAAAGAATCCACATGGCTATCGTACAACAGTTAAAAATGGTATTAGTGAGCATGTAAATGGCACATCATAA
- the LOC117219931 gene encoding 40-kDa huntingtin-associated protein isoform X3 codes for MGDALDFFTKYHNISNKLKKRFLRKPNVAEASDQFGILAAECREFLVANKKEKDIGCPPVGQENTQAAISCFGHALARCQNQTGFSTMSAGLALELAIALGPTPAGIQQLYKAIGIFPTVKAISTLVSYHIKQGDYVSALQIINELVEFIEIYINTGAKGNYSVILHRCEVTRVLLLLILQPSPQRLAPSLAQVLEKYAWIEESSNVDFNMSEDELLLLQSLVLASQSHDYQALLELEGELWPYLDAEQRELLHKLIQVLTTQ; via the exons ATGGGTGATGCATTGGATTTTTTTACAAAATATCACAATATATCCAATAAACTAAAAAA ACGATTCTTGAGGAAGCCAAATGTTGCTGAAGCAAGTGATCAATTTG GAATCCTGGCTGCAGAAT GTAGAGAATTTCTTGTGGCGAAcaagaaagaaaaagatataGGGTGTCCTCCTGTTGGACAAGAGAATACACAG GCTGCTATAAGTTGCTTTGGCCATGCTCTAGCACGTTGTCAGAATCAAACAGGATTTAGTACAATGTCTGCTGGATTAGCTTTAGAATTGGCAATAGCTCTAGGCCCTACTCCAGCAGGTATACAACAATTATACAAAGCTATTGGCATTTTTCCAACTGTAAAAGCTATTAGTACATTGGTATCTTATCATATTAAGCAag GAGATTATGTATCTGCTCTACAAATTATTAATGAGCTTgttgaatttattgaaatttatatCAATACGGGAGCAAAAGGGAACTACAGTGTTATACTACATAG GTGTGAAGTAACTAGAGTATTACTGCTACTTATACTTCAACCATCACCACAAAGGCTAGCACCTTCTTTGGCTCAAGTTCTGGAGAAGTATGCATGGATAGAAGAATCTTCAAACGTCG ACTTCAATATGAGTGAAGACGAATTGCTACTATTACAATCTTTAGTATTGGCATCTCAATCGCATGATTACCAAGCACTACTGGAACTGGAGGGTGAATTGTGGCCCTACTTGGATGCAGAACAAAGAGAGTTATTGCATAAGTTAATTCAAGTATTAACGACACAATGA
- the LOC117219931 gene encoding 40-kDa huntingtin-associated protein isoform X1 gives MGDALDFFTKYHNISNKLKKRFLRKPNVAEASDQFGILAAECEQKELWQYAGLCLLAAARCQGTLDNILFELNFLIKAGREFLVANKKEKDIGCPPVGQENTQAAISCFGHALARCQNQTGFSTMSAGLALELAIALGPTPAGIQQLYKAIGIFPTVKAISTLVSYHIKQGDYVSALQIINELVEFIEIYINTGAKGNYSVILHRCEVTRVLLLLILQPSPQRLAPSLAQVLEKYAWIEESSNVDFNMSEDELLLLQSLVLASQSHDYQALLELEGELWPYLDAEQRELLHKLIQVLTTQ, from the exons ATGGGTGATGCATTGGATTTTTTTACAAAATATCACAATATATCCAATAAACTAAAAAA ACGATTCTTGAGGAAGCCAAATGTTGCTGAAGCAAGTGATCAATTTG GAATCCTGGCTGCAGAATGTGAGCAAAAAGAATTATGGCAATATGCAGGCTTGTGTTTATTAGCTGCAGCTAGGTGTCAGGGGACAttagataatatattatttgaattaaatttttTGATCAAAGCAGGTAGAGAATTTCTTGTGGCGAAcaagaaagaaaaagatataGGGTGTCCTCCTGTTGGACAAGAGAATACACAG GCTGCTATAAGTTGCTTTGGCCATGCTCTAGCACGTTGTCAGAATCAAACAGGATTTAGTACAATGTCTGCTGGATTAGCTTTAGAATTGGCAATAGCTCTAGGCCCTACTCCAGCAGGTATACAACAATTATACAAAGCTATTGGCATTTTTCCAACTGTAAAAGCTATTAGTACATTGGTATCTTATCATATTAAGCAag GAGATTATGTATCTGCTCTACAAATTATTAATGAGCTTgttgaatttattgaaatttatatCAATACGGGAGCAAAAGGGAACTACAGTGTTATACTACATAG GTGTGAAGTAACTAGAGTATTACTGCTACTTATACTTCAACCATCACCACAAAGGCTAGCACCTTCTTTGGCTCAAGTTCTGGAGAAGTATGCATGGATAGAAGAATCTTCAAACGTCG ACTTCAATATGAGTGAAGACGAATTGCTACTATTACAATCTTTAGTATTGGCATCTCAATCGCATGATTACCAAGCACTACTGGAACTGGAGGGTGAATTGTGGCCCTACTTGGATGCAGAACAAAGAGAGTTATTGCATAAGTTAATTCAAGTATTAACGACACAATGA
- the LOC117219931 gene encoding 40-kDa huntingtin-associated protein isoform X2, translating to MGDALDFFTKYHNISNKLKKRFLRKPNVAEASDQFGILAAESGREFLVANKKEKDIGCPPVGQENTQAAISCFGHALARCQNQTGFSTMSAGLALELAIALGPTPAGIQQLYKAIGIFPTVKAISTLVSYHIKQGDYVSALQIINELVEFIEIYINTGAKGNYSVILHRCEVTRVLLLLILQPSPQRLAPSLAQVLEKYAWIEESSNVDFNMSEDELLLLQSLVLASQSHDYQALLELEGELWPYLDAEQRELLHKLIQVLTTQ from the exons ATGGGTGATGCATTGGATTTTTTTACAAAATATCACAATATATCCAATAAACTAAAAAA ACGATTCTTGAGGAAGCCAAATGTTGCTGAAGCAAGTGATCAATTTG GAATCCTGGCTGCAGAAT CAGGTAGAGAATTTCTTGTGGCGAAcaagaaagaaaaagatataGGGTGTCCTCCTGTTGGACAAGAGAATACACAG GCTGCTATAAGTTGCTTTGGCCATGCTCTAGCACGTTGTCAGAATCAAACAGGATTTAGTACAATGTCTGCTGGATTAGCTTTAGAATTGGCAATAGCTCTAGGCCCTACTCCAGCAGGTATACAACAATTATACAAAGCTATTGGCATTTTTCCAACTGTAAAAGCTATTAGTACATTGGTATCTTATCATATTAAGCAag GAGATTATGTATCTGCTCTACAAATTATTAATGAGCTTgttgaatttattgaaatttatatCAATACGGGAGCAAAAGGGAACTACAGTGTTATACTACATAG GTGTGAAGTAACTAGAGTATTACTGCTACTTATACTTCAACCATCACCACAAAGGCTAGCACCTTCTTTGGCTCAAGTTCTGGAGAAGTATGCATGGATAGAAGAATCTTCAAACGTCG ACTTCAATATGAGTGAAGACGAATTGCTACTATTACAATCTTTAGTATTGGCATCTCAATCGCATGATTACCAAGCACTACTGGAACTGGAGGGTGAATTGTGGCCCTACTTGGATGCAGAACAAAGAGAGTTATTGCATAAGTTAATTCAAGTATTAACGACACAATGA